The following coding sequences are from one Halorubrum sp. BOL3-1 window:
- a CDS encoding ABC transporter ATP-binding protein: MSEDLICSVRGLEKHYPITRGLLRREVGRVRAVDGVSFDVERGEALGIVGESGSGKTTTAHTVLGLEAPTAGEVRFDGDPVSELSGDERREFRRRTQLIVQDPNDALDPRMTIGEAVAEPLRIHGLNGAERRRAIVEDVLERVGLSADDLNRYPHEFSGGEKQRISIARALVVSPDLIVADEPTSALDARVRSEILGLLDRIRREFDIAVLFISHDLDVIRRNCDRIAVMYLGETVERGATESVLAEPAHPYTRVLLSSVPSLDPTDRELGRPLTDTVPDPSDPPSGCRFHPRCPDVIPPDNLSVSEETWRAIAGFRFSVQARELPENAVGGADTERAASGDAESRTAEIRRAVGLGEEISDTEAEAAVDDAAAELAAGDVDAADEILAAAFASVCERETPTPVGRPIDDGAERRTAGAVSCLRHSREGGAEPVRPDSDARDER, encoded by the coding sequence ATGAGCGAGGACCTGATCTGTTCGGTCCGCGGTTTGGAGAAGCACTACCCGATCACCCGCGGACTGCTCCGACGGGAAGTCGGTCGCGTCCGCGCCGTCGACGGGGTGAGCTTCGATGTCGAGCGCGGAGAGGCCCTCGGGATCGTCGGAGAGTCGGGCAGCGGGAAGACGACGACGGCCCACACCGTCTTGGGGCTCGAAGCGCCGACGGCCGGCGAAGTCCGGTTCGACGGCGATCCGGTTTCGGAGCTGTCGGGAGACGAGCGCCGAGAGTTCCGCCGGCGCACGCAGCTGATCGTTCAGGACCCCAACGACGCCCTCGATCCGAGAATGACGATCGGGGAGGCGGTGGCCGAACCACTCCGGATCCACGGCCTCAACGGCGCCGAACGGCGGCGCGCGATCGTGGAAGACGTCCTCGAACGCGTCGGGCTGTCGGCGGACGACCTGAACCGATACCCACACGAGTTCTCCGGCGGCGAGAAACAGCGCATCTCGATCGCGCGGGCGCTCGTCGTCAGCCCCGACCTCATCGTCGCGGACGAACCGACGAGCGCGCTGGACGCGAGGGTCCGGTCCGAGATACTCGGCCTGCTGGACCGGATCCGCCGCGAGTTCGACATCGCCGTCCTGTTCATCAGCCACGACCTCGACGTCATCCGGCGGAACTGCGACCGGATCGCGGTCATGTACCTCGGTGAGACCGTCGAGCGGGGCGCGACCGAGAGCGTGTTGGCGGAACCGGCACACCCGTACACGCGGGTATTGCTCTCGTCCGTCCCCTCTCTCGACCCGACGGACCGGGAACTGGGGCGTCCGCTGACGGACACGGTCCCGGACCCGAGCGATCCGCCCTCGGGCTGTCGGTTCCACCCGCGGTGTCCAGACGTGATCCCGCCGGACAACCTCTCGGTGTCCGAGGAGACCTGGCGAGCGATCGCGGGCTTCAGATTCTCCGTACAGGCGCGGGAGCTTCCGGAGAACGCGGTCGGCGGCGCCGATACGGAGCGCGCAGCGAGCGGCGACGCCGAGAGCCGCACGGCGGAGATCCGACGCGCCGTCGGTCTCGGGGAGGAAATCTCCGATACCGAGGCGGAGGCGGCGGTGGACGACGCGGCCGCGGAGCTCGCCGCCGGCGACGTCGACGCCGCGGACGAGATACTGGCCGCCGCCTTCGCCAGCGTCTGCGAACGCGAGACGCCGACCCCGGTCGGCCGACCGATCGACGACGGGGCGGAACGGCGAACGGCGGGGGCCGTCAGCTGTCTCCGGCACAGCCGGGAAGGGGGTGCGGAGCCGGTTCGGCCGGACAGCGACGCCCGGGACGAGCGGTAG
- a CDS encoding ABC transporter ATP-binding protein translates to MSSAEPILRVEGLEKYYDSTGGFIDKLLGRSQWVKAVDGVDLELQEGETLGVVGESGCGKTTLGRSMLRLIEPTGGSVHYKGEDITDLSSSDLRNLRKDIQYIFQDPFSSLNPRLTVGDIIGEPLDIHDIASGAERKERIYELLETVGLNPSHANRYPHEFSGGQRQRIGIARALAVDPEVIVCDEPVSALDVSVQAQILNLMENLQEEFGLSYVFIAHDLSVVEHISDRIAVMYLGEIAEIAPTEEVFEPPYHPYSEALLSAIPEPDPLWEGEQIFLSGTVPSPLDPPSGCRFHTRCPKVIRDADYDLPQETWRSVMDLKLRTRQADAVGSVTAELESEVTGSRTEPTEASREQFGRMVRTEFDLPERLSDDDAEAAVSEAIDLLRDEELSPAAAMLEDAFTSPCSTHEPAAYEVSDNHHISCLRFDDRFDDERDVFGNAA, encoded by the coding sequence ATGAGTAGCGCCGAGCCGATCCTCCGGGTCGAGGGGTTAGAGAAGTACTACGACTCGACCGGGGGGTTCATCGACAAGCTCCTCGGCCGATCGCAGTGGGTAAAAGCGGTCGACGGCGTCGACCTCGAACTTCAGGAGGGCGAGACGCTCGGCGTCGTCGGCGAGTCCGGGTGCGGGAAGACGACGCTCGGACGGAGCATGCTGCGCCTGATCGAGCCGACCGGCGGCTCCGTCCACTACAAGGGCGAAGACATCACGGACCTCTCCAGCTCGGACCTCCGAAACCTCCGGAAGGACATCCAGTACATCTTCCAGGACCCGTTCTCCAGTCTGAACCCCCGTCTGACCGTCGGTGACATCATCGGCGAGCCGCTCGACATCCACGATATCGCGAGCGGCGCAGAACGGAAAGAGCGGATCTACGAACTGCTCGAAACCGTCGGCCTGAACCCGAGCCACGCGAACCGGTATCCGCACGAGTTCTCGGGCGGCCAGCGCCAGCGGATCGGTATCGCCCGCGCGCTCGCCGTCGACCCCGAGGTGATCGTCTGCGACGAGCCGGTCTCAGCGCTCGACGTAAGCGTCCAAGCGCAGATCCTCAACCTCATGGAGAACCTGCAAGAGGAGTTCGGTCTCTCGTACGTGTTCATCGCCCACGACCTCAGCGTCGTCGAACACATCTCCGACCGGATCGCGGTCATGTACCTCGGAGAGATAGCCGAGATCGCGCCGACTGAGGAGGTGTTCGAACCGCCGTATCACCCGTACTCGGAGGCGCTCCTCTCGGCGATTCCCGAACCGGACCCGCTCTGGGAGGGCGAGCAGATCTTCCTGTCGGGGACCGTCCCCTCTCCGCTGGACCCGCCGTCGGGCTGCCGGTTCCACACCCGGTGTCCGAAGGTGATCCGCGACGCCGACTACGACCTTCCCCAAGAGACGTGGCGGTCGGTCATGGACCTGAAGCTCCGGACCCGGCAGGCGGACGCCGTCGGGTCGGTGACCGCGGAACTTGAGAGCGAGGTGACGGGATCGCGAACGGAGCCGACCGAGGCCTCGCGCGAGCAGTTCGGTCGGATGGTCCGCACCGAGTTCGACCTCCCGGAGCGCCTGTCGGATGACGACGCGGAGGCCGCGGTCTCGGAGGCGATCGATCTGCTTCGTGACGAGGAGCTGTCCCCGGCGGCGGCGATGTTGGAGGACGCGTTCACCTCGCCCTGCTCGACGCACGAACCGGCCGCCTACGAGGTGAGCGACAACCACCACATCTCGTGTCTCCGGTTCGACGACCGGTTCGACGACGAGCGGGACGTGTTCGGTAACGCGGCGTAG
- a CDS encoding ABC transporter ATP-binding protein, which translates to MALLEVKDLTVRFYTQEGVVTAVDNLSFRIERGEKFGVVGESGAGKSVTALSVLRLIDSPGQIESGEILFKGQDLLEMSESEIRSIRGNEVSMIFQDAQTALNPVYTVGGQIAEAIEHHLDYTSKEAKARTIQLLDRVGIPEAEERFSDYPHEFSGGMQQRAIIAMALSCDPDLIVADEPTTALDVTIEAQILDELEELADEFDTAIQLITHDLGVIAEVCDRVMVMYAGKPVEKAPVEELYYDPKHPYTVGLMSSIPRVNDKRERLQTIPGVMPDLVQLPSGCSFHPRCPFAEEKCTRKEPPLTDVESGSEATSDTEHAAACLEYTDGLSQGLTYSVETTGPADGAAAQHVEGDRDE; encoded by the coding sequence ATGGCGCTGCTCGAAGTGAAAGACCTCACCGTTCGATTCTACACGCAAGAGGGCGTGGTGACCGCCGTCGACAACCTCTCGTTCCGCATCGAGAGGGGCGAGAAGTTCGGCGTGGTCGGTGAGAGCGGAGCGGGCAAAAGCGTCACCGCGCTCTCCGTGCTTCGACTGATCGACAGCCCGGGCCAGATCGAGAGCGGCGAAATCCTCTTCAAAGGCCAGGACCTGCTGGAGATGTCCGAATCGGAGATCCGCTCGATCCGCGGCAACGAGGTCTCGATGATCTTCCAGGACGCGCAGACGGCTCTCAACCCGGTGTACACGGTCGGCGGTCAGATCGCGGAAGCGATCGAACACCACTTGGACTACACGTCCAAGGAGGCGAAAGCACGAACGATTCAGTTGCTCGACCGCGTCGGCATCCCGGAGGCCGAAGAGCGGTTCTCCGACTATCCGCACGAGTTCTCCGGCGGGATGCAACAGCGGGCGATCATCGCGATGGCCCTGTCGTGTGACCCCGACCTGATCGTCGCGGACGAGCCGACGACCGCGCTCGACGTGACGATCGAAGCGCAGATCCTCGACGAGCTCGAGGAGCTGGCCGACGAGTTCGACACGGCGATCCAGCTCATCACACACGACCTCGGCGTCATCGCTGAGGTCTGTGACCGCGTCATGGTAATGTACGCCGGGAAACCGGTCGAAAAGGCGCCGGTCGAGGAGCTCTACTACGATCCCAAACACCCGTACACGGTCGGACTCATGAGCTCGATCCCCCGCGTCAACGACAAGCGGGAGCGGCTCCAGACGATTCCCGGCGTGATGCCCGACCTCGTTCAGCTCCCCTCCGGGTGTAGCTTCCACCCGCGCTGTCCGTTCGCAGAGGAAAAGTGTACGCGGAAGGAGCCGCCGCTCACCGACGTCGAGTCGGGTTCGGAGGCCACTTCCGACACGGAACACGCCGCGGCCTGTCTCGAGTACACGGACGGTCTCTCGCAGGGACTCACATACTCCGTCGAGACGACCGGTCCGGCGGACGGCGCGGCCGCGCAGCACGTCGAGGGTGATCGCGATGAGTAG
- a CDS encoding ABC transporter permease: protein MPPTEDDPRFEDLDWDEIRRSKRTVTAERAVLAAGVILLVLGRAYQASSPDLYLIGDWRPVTLDWVFLLAGTVLAAYGAVPFAKRLRRRRVSLRDLVRRRPAVALSGAFVVGLAAVGVVGPALGGSPPLRFQHAFHPPVGFASTVPPQECLGVETGGVFERVCHGTWEYPLGTNKRGHPLGFLLVEGARTATYVAVISAAFIVPLAAAVGVVAGIRGGVVDALLSSYVDVQLCIPALLLYFVGYAYYGPSLLLLLGTFGLLSWGGIARLVRSEVIQRREEGYVLVARSLGASGAYVARRHILPNSTNTLVPAIFQLLALFVLIEAGVAFLGFHEIGTYSWGSTISESINAAVAGQLQEHADKPAYKIWWVSSIPAAALTVTLVAFKTLGDGVRDALDPRGDRS, encoded by the coding sequence ATGCCGCCGACAGAAGACGATCCGCGGTTCGAAGACCTCGATTGGGACGAGATTCGACGCTCGAAGCGAACCGTCACCGCCGAGCGGGCCGTGCTGGCAGCCGGCGTGATCCTCCTCGTACTCGGTCGCGCGTACCAGGCGTCGTCGCCGGATCTGTACCTGATCGGTGACTGGCGTCCAGTTACCCTCGACTGGGTGTTCCTCCTCGCCGGGACCGTCTTAGCGGCGTACGGCGCCGTCCCGTTCGCGAAGCGGCTCCGGCGGCGGCGCGTCTCGCTCCGCGACCTCGTTCGGCGGCGACCCGCGGTGGCCCTTTCGGGCGCGTTCGTCGTCGGGCTCGCCGCCGTCGGCGTGGTCGGTCCCGCTCTGGGCGGATCGCCTCCGCTCCGGTTTCAGCACGCCTTCCACCCGCCCGTGGGGTTCGCCAGCACCGTGCCCCCGCAGGAGTGTCTCGGCGTCGAGACGGGCGGGGTGTTCGAGCGGGTGTGTCACGGGACGTGGGAGTATCCCCTCGGCACGAACAAGCGCGGCCACCCGCTCGGGTTCCTCCTCGTCGAGGGTGCCCGCACGGCGACGTACGTGGCCGTCATCTCGGCGGCGTTCATCGTTCCGCTGGCCGCGGCGGTCGGCGTCGTCGCGGGGATCCGCGGCGGCGTCGTCGACGCCCTGCTGTCGTCGTACGTCGACGTTCAGTTGTGTATTCCGGCGCTGCTGTTGTACTTCGTCGGCTACGCCTACTACGGTCCCTCGCTTCTGTTGCTGCTCGGGACGTTCGGACTGCTGAGTTGGGGCGGGATCGCTCGGCTGGTTCGCAGCGAGGTGATCCAGCGCCGCGAGGAGGGGTACGTGTTGGTCGCCCGGAGCCTCGGCGCGTCGGGCGCGTACGTCGCTCGACGGCACATCCTTCCGAACAGCACGAACACGCTCGTTCCGGCGATATTTCAGCTGCTCGCGCTGTTCGTCCTCATCGAGGCGGGCGTCGCCTTCCTCGGGTTCCACGAGATCGGAACCTACTCGTGGGGGTCGACGATCAGCGAGTCGATCAACGCGGCGGTCGCCGGGCAATTACAGGAGCACGCCGACAAGCCCGCGTACAAGATCTGGTGGGTGTCGTCGATCCCCGCCGCCGCCCTGACGGTGACGCTCGTCGCGTTCAAGACGCTGGGAGACGGCGTTCGAGACGCCCTCGACCCGCGAGGTGACCGCTCGTGA
- a CDS encoding ABC transporter ATP-binding protein → MTRPRDGSDGTPILSVRDLRTRIRTDDGWLHAVDGVSFDVERGETVCLVGESGSGKSVTCESLTGLVPQPPADVSSDAVEFDGGSVSDRSEAELRSIRGRRIAHVFQNPQSALDPVYTVGRQVTEPIRIHEDVSRSTAGDRAVDLLRRVGIPRASERLDSHPHEFSGGMQQRIAIAVALAGNPDLLIADEPTTAVDVTVQARLLDLFRSIVGDGTSVLLVTHDLRVVAAVADRVLVMYGGTIVERGPVESVFSAPSHPYTQALFDSYGTSDGASVAERTARGEIPTDGCRFRAECPHAVDECAGGAQPAFRSVDGPPDHAASCVHYGPNGDPSPIRENATSPADSRERRSERAPTDPSATSTADTGDERR, encoded by the coding sequence GTGACTCGTCCCCGCGACGGAAGCGACGGGACTCCGATCCTCTCCGTGCGCGACCTCCGGACGCGAATCCGGACCGACGATGGGTGGCTCCACGCGGTCGACGGGGTGAGCTTCGACGTCGAACGGGGTGAGACGGTGTGTCTGGTCGGTGAGTCCGGCAGCGGCAAAAGCGTCACGTGCGAGTCGCTCACCGGTCTCGTCCCGCAGCCGCCGGCGGACGTGTCCTCCGACGCCGTCGAGTTCGACGGGGGGTCCGTCTCCGACCGGTCGGAAGCGGAGCTGCGGTCGATCCGGGGGCGCCGAATCGCGCACGTGTTCCAGAACCCGCAGAGCGCGCTCGATCCGGTGTACACGGTCGGCAGACAGGTGACGGAGCCGATACGGATCCACGAGGACGTGAGCCGGTCGACGGCGGGAGACCGGGCGGTCGACCTGCTGCGGCGGGTGGGCATCCCGCGCGCGAGCGAGCGTCTCGACAGCCATCCGCACGAGTTTTCGGGCGGGATGCAGCAGCGAATCGCCATCGCGGTCGCGTTGGCGGGGAACCCGGACCTGTTGATAGCCGACGAGCCGACGACCGCGGTGGACGTCACGGTTCAGGCGCGGCTGCTCGACCTGTTCCGGTCGATCGTCGGCGACGGGACGAGCGTGTTGCTCGTGACGCACGACCTGCGGGTCGTCGCCGCCGTCGCCGACCGCGTACTGGTCATGTACGGCGGGACGATAGTCGAGCGCGGCCCGGTCGAGTCGGTATTTTCCGCCCCGTCTCATCCGTACACGCAGGCGCTGTTCGACAGTTACGGGACGAGCGACGGGGCGTCGGTCGCGGAGCGGACCGCTCGCGGCGAGATACCGACGGACGGCTGTCGGTTCCGTGCGGAGTGCCCGCACGCGGTCGACGAGTGCGCTGGCGGCGCGCAGCCGGCGTTCCGCTCGGTCGACGGACCACCGGACCACGCGGCGTCGTGCGTCCATTACGGCCCGAACGGGGACCCGTCGCCGATCCGCGAAAACGCGACGTCGCCCGCCGACAGCCGAGAGAGGAGATCGGAGCGTGCGCCGACGGACCCGTCCGCGACTTCGACCGCGGACACGGGGGATGAGCGGCGATGA
- a CDS encoding ABC transporter permease: protein MTNRHTHDERGRIRVSGFDSDRVRDRETMSDWTDESSGETIGRWRRGFQKFKRNRSAMGALVIVVVMVLAALFARPIEVFGMVVQPFSLAPYDPTTILYLGVDSSVNVYDPPSWQYPMGVDGSGRDLFSRLLVGGRYSLSIGFIVVGLTASFGLIYGSISGYYGGNVDELMMRIVDTIFAFPGLILALIIVAILGGGYWQLVLAFSLFGWAGYGRLVRGEVLKIKENEYVMAAKALGARDRSVVFRHIAPNAMPPLIVLASLNIGSVVIGVAALGFLGLGLDPSSAEWGTMLNATRSTLIQGPGGQIPWWATVYPGSAIFIFVMSMNMIGDGINDALDAQQTGVGRGGED, encoded by the coding sequence ATGACTAACCGACACACGCACGACGAACGCGGCCGAATCCGGGTCTCCGGATTCGATTCGGACCGCGTCAGAGACCGAGAGACGATGTCCGACTGGACTGACGAATCGAGCGGCGAGACGATCGGTCGCTGGCGGCGCGGCTTCCAGAAGTTCAAGCGGAACCGCTCCGCGATGGGCGCGCTCGTCATCGTCGTCGTAATGGTGTTAGCTGCGCTCTTCGCGCGTCCAATCGAAGTGTTCGGGATGGTCGTTCAGCCCTTCTCGTTGGCCCCGTACGACCCCACGACGATCCTGTACTTGGGGGTCGATTCGAGCGTGAACGTGTACGACCCGCCGTCGTGGCAGTATCCGATGGGCGTCGACGGCTCCGGCCGCGACCTGTTCTCGCGGCTCCTCGTCGGCGGCCGGTACAGCCTCTCGATCGGATTCATCGTCGTCGGACTCACGGCGTCGTTCGGGCTGATCTACGGGTCCATCTCGGGGTACTACGGCGGTAACGTCGACGAACTGATGATGCGGATCGTCGACACTATCTTCGCGTTCCCCGGTCTCATCCTGGCGCTCATCATCGTCGCCATCCTCGGCGGCGGCTACTGGCAGCTCGTCTTAGCGTTCAGCCTCTTCGGCTGGGCGGGATACGGCCGTCTGGTGAGAGGGGAGGTGCTGAAAATCAAGGAAAACGAGTACGTGATGGCCGCGAAAGCGCTCGGCGCGCGCGACCGCTCGGTGGTCTTCAGACACATCGCTCCGAACGCGATGCCGCCCCTCATCGTGCTGGCGTCGCTCAACATCGGGAGCGTCGTCATCGGCGTCGCCGCGCTCGGCTTCCTCGGACTCGGCTTAGACCCGAGTTCGGCCGAGTGGGGCACGATGCTGAACGCCACGCGGTCGACGCTCATTCAGGGACCGGGCGGACAGATCCCGTGGTGGGCGACCGTGTACCCCGGATCGGCGATCTTCATCTTCGTGATGTCAATGAACATGATAGGTGACGGTATCAACGACGCACTGGACGCACAGCAGACGGGTGTCGGCCGCGGGGGTGAGGACTGA